One Gloeothece verrucosa PCC 7822 DNA window includes the following coding sequences:
- a CDS encoding universal stress protein, whose protein sequence is MSLLPKNRILVPIDFSEASFQALDETLAFVDDPAQIYVVHVLVPISPVEPGVIWAVINDQTRKQNVEKVFDQKYQEFIDQGIHFDVLIGDAGTEIVNYAEKHNIELIVIPSHGRTGLSRLLLGSVAERVARCSHCPVLILRRHGEMLG, encoded by the coding sequence ATGAGTTTATTGCCTAAAAATAGGATTTTAGTGCCGATTGATTTTTCAGAAGCTTCATTTCAAGCTCTGGATGAAACCTTAGCTTTTGTAGATGATCCTGCTCAAATCTATGTTGTTCATGTCCTTGTGCCTATTTCTCCCGTAGAACCCGGAGTAATTTGGGCAGTGATTAACGATCAAACTCGGAAACAGAATGTTGAAAAAGTATTTGATCAAAAATATCAAGAATTTATTGACCAGGGAATTCATTTTGATGTGCTGATTGGCGATGCCGGCACGGAAATCGTTAACTATGCTGAAAAACATAACATTGAGTTGATTGTCATTCCGTCTCATGGGCGAACAGGATTAAGTCGTTTGTTATTGGGATCTGTCGCTGAGAGGGTTGCTAGATGTTCCCATTGTCCTGTTTTAATTTTGCGAAGGCACGGAGAAATGTTAGGTTAA
- a CDS encoding sigma 54-interacting transcriptional regulator — MSDPGIVTWLQERTALSLCPQEVLEALAPHLETRIIPIYQNVAIEDSAPDGLYILRSGLLESNSKRLSPVGLLPGSVINLQALILKQPVQATITTLSDCEFWWINAAEFSKIIAQYPEITQIYSQKLAATVEELSSQLNFEQQRQTILRPYLVSKAKRGVIGKTRYAVRLRAEIKKAAASREPVLIFGEPGLEKDNLAALIHFGSPFRRQPIIKIDCSKLQISGADLFGRAGGKMGLIEALGEGTLVLNNLQELPKELFNGISELLQEQTYTPISRKEDATPTKKLSQARIIFISERTVPEIDPLVPLKIKVPPLRVRKADLDEWLNYYLALICRGKGINKPQVTPEAIRRLQAYDFPNNLRELESLAQRAIVQLQGTTVITEEIIWPSASKKKLFRLNLLNVYPALRRFLRSPWYPDRINYGFTAAAFALVVGILFLGPQTRQENFALNLFWAWWWPLVLIGFPFVGRLWCAFCPFMIYGEITQKLSLWLFKGTLKKWPRQAAEHWGGWFLFGLFTLILLWEELWNLQNTAYLSACLLLLITAGAMIFSAIFERRFWCRYLCPIGGMNGMFAKLSMTELRAQQGTCSAECTTYQCYKGGPAKGEGQETGGCPLYSHPAQLEDNRDCVLCMTCLKACPHRSVEFNLRPPGIELWTTHVQRPDEVALMLLLFGAVFLHHLAEIQALFQVQWNLSEFWLHLGLSVAALSLPALVVLMAYGLRSLSFQITQMLKPRPFFELAYGYLPLVLAANLAHYWRLGLGEAGRILPVTLATFGLKGSHLPILVAHPAVIAFLQGSTLILGIMFSIFLTQKIARQPFFTLLTQHLSIVFLGMCLGKIVVGY; from the coding sequence ATGTCTGACCCCGGCATTGTAACTTGGTTACAAGAAAGAACTGCTCTGAGTCTTTGTCCTCAAGAAGTCTTAGAAGCACTTGCTCCTCATCTAGAAACCCGCATCATTCCTATTTATCAAAATGTGGCCATTGAAGATAGCGCACCCGATGGGCTTTATATTCTACGTTCCGGCTTGCTAGAAAGTAACAGTAAGCGGCTAAGTCCTGTAGGGTTACTGCCAGGTTCAGTGATTAACCTACAAGCTTTAATTTTAAAACAACCCGTACAAGCCACCATTACAACCCTTAGCGATTGCGAGTTTTGGTGGATTAATGCCGCAGAATTTAGCAAAATTATCGCCCAATATCCTGAAATAACGCAAATTTACTCGCAAAAACTAGCCGCCACCGTTGAAGAACTTTCTTCTCAACTGAACTTTGAACAACAACGTCAGACCATTTTACGTCCTTATCTAGTCAGCAAAGCTAAACGAGGGGTCATTGGGAAAACTCGCTATGCTGTCAGGTTGAGGGCAGAAATTAAAAAAGCCGCCGCCAGCCGCGAACCGGTTCTAATTTTTGGCGAACCGGGCTTAGAAAAAGATAATCTTGCCGCTTTAATTCATTTTGGTTCCCCTTTTCGTCGTCAACCGATCATAAAAATTGATTGTTCAAAACTTCAAATCAGTGGGGCAGATTTATTTGGCCGCGCCGGGGGAAAAATGGGGTTAATTGAAGCCCTTGGAGAAGGCACTCTTGTCTTAAATAATCTTCAAGAACTTCCCAAAGAACTATTCAATGGGATTAGCGAATTATTGCAGGAACAAACCTACACCCCCATCAGCCGCAAAGAAGATGCAACCCCTACTAAAAAGCTCTCACAAGCTCGAATTATTTTCATCTCAGAGCGAACTGTCCCAGAAATTGACCCTTTAGTGCCACTAAAGATTAAAGTCCCTCCCCTAAGAGTCCGCAAAGCTGACTTAGATGAGTGGTTAAATTATTATCTAGCCCTAATCTGTCGAGGCAAAGGGATAAATAAACCCCAAGTGACCCCAGAAGCCATTAGACGTTTACAAGCTTACGATTTTCCCAATAATTTAAGAGAATTAGAAAGTTTAGCCCAACGAGCCATTGTTCAACTCCAAGGAACAACGGTGATTACAGAAGAAATTATATGGCCTTCAGCCAGTAAGAAAAAGCTATTTCGGCTCAATTTACTGAATGTTTATCCGGCTTTGCGTCGTTTTTTACGCAGTCCTTGGTATCCGGACCGCATTAATTATGGATTTACCGCAGCCGCTTTTGCCTTAGTGGTGGGGATTTTATTTCTCGGACCACAGACTCGACAAGAAAACTTTGCTCTCAATTTATTTTGGGCCTGGTGGTGGCCTTTGGTGTTAATTGGCTTTCCTTTTGTCGGGCGGCTGTGGTGTGCCTTTTGTCCGTTTATGATTTATGGAGAAATTACCCAAAAACTTTCTCTGTGGTTATTTAAAGGAACACTGAAAAAATGGCCCAGACAAGCGGCTGAACATTGGGGAGGTTGGTTTTTATTTGGCTTATTTACCCTGATTTTGCTGTGGGAAGAACTGTGGAACCTGCAAAATACGGCTTATCTGTCGGCTTGTCTGCTATTACTGATAACCGCCGGAGCCATGATTTTTTCGGCTATTTTTGAGCGCCGTTTTTGGTGTCGTTATCTTTGTCCCATTGGGGGAATGAATGGGATGTTTGCTAAACTTTCTATGACCGAATTACGGGCGCAACAAGGGACTTGTTCAGCCGAATGTACTACTTATCAATGTTATAAAGGTGGTCCCGCTAAGGGAGAAGGACAAGAAACTGGGGGTTGTCCTTTATATTCTCATCCGGCTCAATTAGAGGATAATCGAGATTGTGTTTTATGTATGACTTGTTTGAAAGCTTGTCCTCATCGATCAGTTGAGTTTAATTTACGTCCACCGGGGATTGAATTATGGACGACTCATGTTCAAAGGCCGGATGAAGTAGCTTTAATGTTATTGCTGTTTGGTGCTGTTTTTTTACATCATTTAGCAGAAATTCAAGCCCTGTTTCAAGTGCAATGGAATTTATCCGAGTTTTGGTTACATTTAGGCTTGTCTGTGGCGGCTTTAAGCCTGCCGGCTTTAGTGGTGCTGATGGCTTATGGGTTACGAAGCTTAAGCTTTCAAATCACTCAGATGCTCAAACCTCGTCCCTTTTTTGAGTTAGCTTATGGCTATTTACCCTTAGTATTAGCGGCGAATTTAGCTCATTATTGGCGATTAGGATTAGGAGAAGCGGGAAGAATTTTACCGGTGACTTTGGCGACTTTTGGTTTAAAGGGTTCCCATCTGCCTATCTTAGTCGCTCATCCGGCGGTGATTGCTTTTTTACAAGGTAGCACCTTAATTTTAGGGATTATGTTCTCGATATTTTTAACCCAAAAGATCGCCCGTCAACCTTTTTTCACTTTATTAACTCAACATTTGTCTATTGTATTTTTAGGAATGTGTCTCGGGAAAATTGTGGTAGGCTATTGA
- a CDS encoding ABC transporter permease, translating to MKLEVNKFDLVIRGLGKFALWLNGLLVFIFLYLPIAILIIYSFNASRFNAVWRGFTLDWYRSLLNGISDGRAQITDVMIWDALNNSFIVATLSTLAATVAGTMLALALEKFQFTGRKAVESLLFLPIIIPDIAMGISLLVFFSLGFQLLESLTGIRLVLGLPTVIIGHIAFNISFVTVTVRGRIAELEPSLEEAAWDLGANEWQTLWRVILPLIAPGILSAALLAFTLSLDDFVITFFTTGVGVTTLPLYVYGMIKFSVTPAINAISTLIVLVSFLLVVSSLAVQKRLN from the coding sequence ATGAAGCTTGAAGTCAATAAGTTTGATTTAGTTATTCGAGGCTTAGGGAAATTCGCTCTATGGTTAAATGGGCTTTTAGTGTTTATTTTTCTCTATCTTCCCATCGCGATTTTAATCATTTATTCTTTCAATGCCTCTCGTTTTAATGCCGTTTGGCGAGGTTTTACCTTAGATTGGTATCGTAGTTTATTAAATGGGATTAGCGATGGCAGGGCCCAAATTACTGATGTGATGATCTGGGATGCTTTAAATAATAGTTTTATCGTGGCTACCCTGTCTACCCTAGCGGCTACCGTAGCAGGAACAATGCTTGCTTTGGCTTTAGAAAAATTTCAATTCACCGGTCGTAAAGCAGTAGAAAGTTTACTATTCTTGCCGATTATTATTCCTGATATAGCGATGGGAATTTCCTTGTTAGTCTTTTTTAGTTTAGGTTTTCAATTGCTAGAAAGTCTAACGGGAATTCGTTTAGTTTTAGGATTACCTACCGTTATTATTGGTCATATTGCTTTTAATATCTCTTTTGTTACCGTTACCGTCAGAGGACGTATAGCCGAGTTAGAACCCTCTTTAGAAGAAGCGGCTTGGGATTTAGGGGCCAATGAATGGCAAACCCTTTGGCGCGTTATTTTACCGCTAATTGCCCCGGGAATTTTAAGCGCGGCTTTGTTGGCATTTACCTTATCTTTAGATGATTTTGTGATTACTTTTTTTACTACAGGGGTAGGTGTGACGACATTACCTCTGTATGTATATGGCATGATTAAGTTTTCGGTAACGCCGGCCATTAATGCGATTTCTACTTTAATTGTTTTGGTGTCTTTTCTATTAGTTGTTTCTTCTTTGGCAGTGCAAAAACGGTTAAATTAA
- a CDS encoding ABC transporter permease, which yields MTFWQQQHSIRSNIETRQQASLVILLSPAILFLLIFFILPLVIVLIYSFLERGTYGGVTWTFTLANYQRLAKGIYWGILYRSCWLAFLTTVACLLIGYPLAFFMATRPQPWRNLMLLLVIIPFWTNFLVRTYAWMVLLRTEGVINVALQSLHLIDKPLNLLFTPFAVAVGLIYGYLPFMILPLYATIERFNFTLVEAAFDLGANDWRTFWRVVFPLTRRGILAGSALVFVPSVGAFIIPDLLGGAKTMMIGNLIQNQFLKARDWPFGSSLSILMMAVVLIPIFIYLIIIEEKNEA from the coding sequence ATGACCTTTTGGCAACAGCAGCACTCCATTCGCTCAAATATTGAAACTCGACAACAAGCGAGTCTTGTTATACTTCTTTCACCGGCTATTTTATTTTTATTAATATTTTTTATTCTTCCTCTGGTCATTGTATTAATTTACAGTTTCCTAGAACGAGGAACCTACGGAGGAGTGACTTGGACATTTACTTTAGCCAACTATCAACGACTCGCTAAAGGAATTTATTGGGGGATTTTATACCGTTCTTGCTGGTTAGCTTTTTTGACCACTGTTGCTTGTTTACTAATTGGTTATCCTCTAGCCTTTTTTATGGCAACTCGTCCTCAACCTTGGCGTAATCTTATGTTGCTGTTAGTGATTATTCCTTTTTGGACAAATTTTCTAGTACGGACTTATGCCTGGATGGTGTTGTTAAGAACTGAAGGAGTCATTAATGTAGCCTTGCAGAGTTTACATTTAATTGATAAGCCGCTTAATCTTTTATTTACGCCTTTTGCCGTTGCAGTGGGTTTAATTTATGGCTATCTTCCCTTCATGATTTTGCCATTATATGCTACTATTGAGCGATTTAATTTTACTTTAGTAGAAGCCGCATTTGATTTAGGCGCGAATGATTGGCGAACTTTTTGGCGAGTTGTATTTCCCTTAACTCGGCGGGGCATTCTGGCCGGTTCAGCCCTCGTTTTTGTGCCTTCGGTAGGAGCATTTATTATTCCTGATCTCTTGGGAGGAGCAAAAACCATGATGATTGGCAATTTAATTCAAAATCAATTTCTTAAGGCAAGAGATTGGCCATTTGGTTCTAGTTTATCTATTTTAATGATGGCAGTTGTTTTAATTCCAATCTTTATATATTTGATAATAATAGAAGAGAAAAATGAAGCTTGA
- a CDS encoding iron uptake porin, with amino-acid sequence MSQKWWTLIKGAPLWLGASFLTSGGVMAASDTSLTEVEPFSEQQLLAQAAPGTSTNVAPEANQLLQMMQRSRSGKRLNTGVYNDPMSQVNNVNQLRDVEPTAWAYEALRSLVERYGCIVGYPDRTFRGDRALTRWEFAAGLNACLNVLERLIQEGVAVVREDLEKLKRLADEFAAELAALGARIDNLESRVAFLEDHQFSTTTKLNGEVIFAYVNAFSDDYAFDSTFENRTPRQQAALEDSRRIGREGIFVDRARLNFDTSFTGKDRLRVRVQSNSTPNLTTATGSNMARVGWDSGTNNDTILDDIYYRFPIYKNLTAWVGTNALDLDDIFNVGNPYLEASGTGALSRFVRRNPLVFRGPEGNGAGLRYKFNDFITVTALYLADQDDAKNPLPGRGVFNGNFSTGVQAVVSPTRTLDINLTYLHSYFSENRVNLTGSTGSRIGQDPSTVYLPLGTIPSAWNRDSVGAQVDWQAYPWLHLTAWGGYAYAEAKNPDYDSSADLWTWNAAVSFVDLLKEGAVLSLTGGMPPRATGVENGPDDEDTSFLVEVQYKYPLNNNILITPGFYVIFDPNHYERNNDIWVGVVRTTFRF; translated from the coding sequence ATGTCTCAAAAATGGTGGACTCTGATTAAAGGTGCCCCCCTATGGTTGGGTGCGTCCTTTTTAACTTCTGGAGGTGTAATGGCCGCTTCAGACACCTCACTAACAGAAGTGGAACCCTTTTCGGAACAACAACTGTTAGCTCAAGCGGCTCCTGGAACTTCAACTAACGTCGCTCCCGAAGCGAATCAACTGCTGCAAATGATGCAACGTTCTCGTTCGGGAAAACGTTTAAACACGGGAGTCTATAATGACCCCATGTCCCAAGTCAACAACGTTAACCAATTGCGGGACGTAGAACCCACAGCCTGGGCCTATGAAGCGCTCAGAAGCTTAGTAGAACGCTATGGCTGTATCGTTGGTTATCCAGACCGCACATTTCGCGGTGATAGAGCCTTAACTCGTTGGGAATTTGCCGCCGGTTTAAACGCTTGTTTGAATGTACTAGAGCGTTTAATCCAAGAAGGCGTAGCGGTAGTGCGAGAAGACCTAGAAAAACTCAAACGCTTGGCCGATGAGTTTGCGGCCGAATTAGCGGCATTAGGAGCAAGAATTGATAATTTAGAAAGTCGGGTGGCTTTCTTAGAAGACCATCAATTTTCTACCACTACTAAATTAAATGGTGAAGTCATTTTCGCTTATGTCAATGCCTTTTCTGATGACTATGCCTTTGACTCAACCTTTGAGAATAGAACACCAAGACAACAAGCGGCCTTAGAAGACAGTCGTCGCATAGGGCGAGAAGGCATTTTTGTAGATCGGGCTCGTCTCAACTTTGATACCAGTTTCACCGGTAAAGACCGTCTGCGGGTGCGTGTACAATCAAACTCTACTCCTAACTTGACTACTGCAACCGGCAGCAATATGGCTCGTGTCGGGTGGGATTCAGGAACGAATAATGACACTATCTTGGATGATATCTACTATCGTTTTCCTATCTACAAAAACTTGACGGCTTGGGTGGGAACCAACGCGCTCGATTTAGATGATATCTTCAATGTGGGGAACCCTTACCTAGAAGCCAGTGGAACGGGCGCTCTTTCGCGCTTTGTTCGTCGTAACCCGCTAGTGTTCCGAGGTCCTGAAGGAAACGGGGCAGGTTTGAGATACAAGTTCAATGATTTTATTACAGTGACCGCCCTTTATTTAGCTGATCAAGATGATGCGAAAAATCCTTTACCGGGTCGAGGGGTATTCAACGGCAACTTTAGTACAGGAGTTCAGGCGGTAGTCTCTCCTACCCGAACTCTGGATATTAACTTGACCTATCTGCATTCTTATTTCAGCGAAAATCGTGTTAATCTGACCGGCAGCACCGGTAGCCGCATCGGACAAGACCCCTCCACCGTTTACCTACCCCTAGGAACCATTCCCTCGGCTTGGAACCGGGATAGTGTGGGGGCGCAGGTGGACTGGCAGGCTTATCCCTGGTTGCATTTGACGGCTTGGGGCGGCTATGCTTATGCAGAAGCGAAAAACCCAGACTATGACAGTAGTGCTGACTTGTGGACTTGGAATGCGGCTGTATCTTTTGTAGACTTACTCAAAGAGGGGGCCGTATTATCCCTAACTGGCGGAATGCCACCTCGGGCCACTGGGGTTGAAAATGGGCCTGATGACGAGGATACCTCTTTTTTAGTCGAGGTTCAGTATAAGTATCCCCTCAATAACAATATCTTGATTACTCCGGGTTTTTACGTGATCTTCGATCCTAACCATTACGAGAGAAACAATGATATTTGGGTAGGTGTGGTGCGTACTACCTTTAGATTTTAA
- a CDS encoding iron uptake porin, which yields MSQKWWTLIKSAPLWLGASILTSGGAMAASDTSATNVTASSGEQLLAQAAPGTSTNVAPEANELLQMMERSRSGKRLNTGVYNDPMSQVNNVNQLRDVEPTAWAYEALRSLVERYGCIVGYPDRTFRGDRALTRWEFAAGLNACLNVLERLIQEGVAVVREDLEKLKRLADEFAAELAALGARIDNLESRVAFLEDHQFSTTTKLNGEVIFAYANAFSDDYAFDSTFDNRTPRQQAALEDRFRVGREGIAVSRTRLNFDTSFTGKDRLRVRVESNTTPNFTTATGSNMARLGFDPSGTDSTNDTFITDLYYRGSLFKNFTVYVGTTNMGLEDVFNPGNPYMEPSGTGALSRFVRRNPLVFRGPDGNGLGAKYKFSNFLTVTALYLADEADARNPLPGRGVFNGSFSTGVQAVVSPTRTLDINLTYLHSYFREGAVNLTGSTGSRIGQDPSTAYLPLGTIPSAWNRDSVGAQIDWQAFPWLHFTAWGGYAYAEAKNPDYDSHGDLWTFNGIVSFIDVLKEGAVLSFSGGMPPRIRRVENGPDDKDTTILVEAQYKYPITKNILITPGVYAIFDPNHYERNNDIWVGVVRTTFQF from the coding sequence ATGTCTCAAAAATGGTGGACTCTGATTAAAAGTGCCCCCCTATGGTTGGGTGCGTCCATTTTAACTTCTGGAGGCGCAATGGCGGCTTCAGACACTTCAGCAACCAACGTCACAGCATCTTCGGGCGAGCAATTATTAGCTCAAGCGGCTCCTGGAACTTCAACTAACGTCGCTCCTGAAGCCAATGAACTGCTACAAATGATGGAACGTTCTCGCTCGGGAAAACGTTTAAACACGGGAGTCTATAATGACCCCATGTCCCAAGTCAACAACGTTAACCAATTGCGCGACGTAGAACCCACAGCATGGGCCTATGAAGCGCTCAGAAGCTTAGTAGAACGCTATGGCTGTATCGTCGGTTATCCAGACCGCACATTTCGCGGCGATCGAGCCTTAACTCGTTGGGAATTTGCCGCCGGTTTAAACGCTTGTTTGAACGTATTAGAGCGTTTAATCCAAGAAGGGGTAGCGGTAGTGCGAGAAGACCTAGAAAAACTCAAACGCTTAGCCGATGAGTTTGCGGCCGAACTAGCGGCATTAGGAGCAAGAATTGATAATTTAGAAAGTCGGGTGGCTTTCTTAGAAGACCATCAATTTTCTACCACTACCAAGTTAAATGGTGAAGTCATTTTTGCCTACGCTAATGCTTTTTCCGATGACTATGCTTTTGACTCAACCTTTGATAATAGAACACCAAGACAACAAGCCGCTTTAGAGGACCGCTTTAGAGTAGGTCGAGAAGGCATTGCCGTCAGTCGTACAAGGTTGAACTTTGATACCAGTTTCACCGGTAAAGACCGTTTGCGGGTGCGTGTAGAATCCAATACCACCCCTAACTTTACCACTGCAACCGGTAGCAATATGGCGCGTTTAGGGTTTGATCCTTCTGGAACCGACTCAACCAACGATACTTTTATTACTGACTTGTACTATCGGGGGTCTTTATTTAAAAACTTCACCGTCTATGTTGGGACAACCAACATGGGGTTAGAGGACGTTTTTAACCCAGGAAACCCTTACATGGAACCTAGCGGAACCGGTGCGCTCTCGAGGTTTGTTCGTCGTAACCCTCTGGTTTTCCGAGGTCCTGACGGAAACGGTTTAGGAGCCAAATACAAGTTTAGCAATTTTCTCACGGTGACTGCCCTTTATTTGGCAGATGAAGCTGATGCGAGAAATCCCCTACCGGGTCGAGGGGTGTTTAACGGCAGTTTTAGTACAGGTGTTCAAGCGGTAGTTTCTCCTACGCGAACTCTTGATATCAACTTGACTTATCTGCACTCCTATTTCCGTGAAGGGGCTGTTAACCTAACCGGAAGTACAGGAAGCCGCATCGGACAAGACCCTTCTACCGCCTATCTACCCCTAGGAACCATTCCCTCGGCTTGGAACCGGGATAGTGTTGGGGCGCAAATTGACTGGCAGGCTTTTCCCTGGCTGCACTTTACCGCTTGGGGTGGCTATGCCTATGCAGAAGCGAAAAACCCAGATTATGACAGTCATGGAGACCTCTGGACTTTTAATGGTATAGTCTCGTTTATTGACGTACTGAAAGAGGGAGCGGTGTTATCCTTCAGTGGAGGTATGCCACCGAGAATTAGAAGAGTGGAAAATGGTCCTGATGATAAAGATACTACTATTCTGGTGGAGGCTCAGTATAAATATCCTATCACCAAGAATATCTTGATTACTCCGGGTGTTTACGCTATCTTCGATCCAAACCATTACGAAAGAAACAATGATATTTGGGTAGGTGTCGTTCGTACCACCTTCCAGTTCTAA
- the phoU gene encoding phosphate signaling complex protein PhoU: MNLSTQTNHPERTYFERCLKRLEQDVLRMGTLVEESFRMSHQGLFERNLEVVQKIKDNDKQIDRYYRQIELDCATLMTLQAPVAQDLRLLSAFMQLIRDLERIGDYAKDLGEIAIKLFGYPPHSCLKEIESMSLHAQLMLATSLVALADLDGDAGNKVKQLDDTVDDAYDRLYETLAYQRDIKGVVEPILLMGLVIRHLERMADHATNIAQRVSYIVTGHRG, from the coding sequence GTGAACTTATCTACTCAAACTAACCATCCTGAACGAACCTATTTTGAGCGCTGTCTCAAACGACTAGAGCAAGATGTTTTACGTATGGGCACTCTTGTGGAAGAGTCTTTTCGCATGAGTCATCAAGGTTTATTTGAACGAAATCTTGAGGTAGTCCAGAAAATTAAGGATAATGATAAACAAATTGACCGCTATTATCGACAAATCGAATTAGATTGTGCCACTTTAATGACCCTTCAAGCACCAGTGGCTCAAGATTTACGTTTATTAAGTGCTTTTATGCAATTGATTCGAGATTTAGAGCGAATTGGCGATTATGCCAAAGATTTAGGCGAAATAGCCATTAAACTCTTTGGTTATCCTCCTCATAGTTGTCTCAAAGAGATAGAGTCTATGTCTCTTCATGCTCAGTTGATGTTAGCCACCAGTTTAGTCGCTTTAGCTGATTTGGATGGGGATGCAGGCAACAAGGTAAAACAGTTAGATGATACGGTCGATGATGCTTATGACCGTCTTTATGAAACATTGGCTTATCAGCGCGATATTAAGGGGGTAGTAGAACCAATTTTGTTGATGGGGTTGGTAATTCGTCATTTAGAAAGAATGGCGGATCATGCGACCAATATAGCTCAACGAGTTTCTTATATTGTTACGGGTCATCGCGGTTAA
- a CDS encoding sensor histidine kinase, whose translation MTTIAFILGILLGIGLAYWERSRFNRQLKRMLSTLSDTTDLIHSLPVLSLVRRELSYLYQQRQQLQKTIDDQKVILDLAPIGYLLLDGDNQLLWCNAVARELLRIDRWQPGHIRLLLELVRSYELDQLIEQTRSSQISQVREWTFYPSQYATKNHLNEDQTPKLYQTSVALKASSFPLANGQVGVFLENQQPLVELSRSRDRAFSDLTHELRTPLTSISLLAEALQKRLQNPERRWVEQMLKEIERLMKLVQDWLEISQLQEDPSQSLHYQTLDLKELMDSAWATLTPLARQKSITFSYSGPEHLPLEGDQERLTQVFVNLFDNAIKHSPDHSPILVEVMTPDTASTTQSAALLEKVIMIDIIDCGEGFLESDLPYVFDRLYRGEPSRARKTSEPDSSRHGSGLGLAIVQQIIQAHGGSVQAKNSPETGGAWMQIKLLKEPPASERASG comes from the coding sequence ATGACTACAATTGCCTTTATCCTGGGAATCCTGCTAGGAATTGGCCTGGCCTACTGGGAAAGATCCCGATTCAATCGCCAGTTAAAACGGATGTTATCCACTTTGTCTGATACCACCGACTTGATACATTCTTTACCGGTGTTGTCTTTAGTACGTCGAGAACTTTCCTATCTTTACCAACAACGACAACAGCTACAGAAAACCATCGATGACCAAAAAGTTATCTTAGATTTAGCCCCTATTGGCTATTTACTGCTAGATGGAGATAATCAACTGTTATGGTGTAATGCAGTAGCTAGAGAGTTGCTCAGGATTGATCGTTGGCAACCTGGACACATTCGTTTACTCTTAGAGTTGGTTCGTTCTTATGAGTTAGATCAGTTAATCGAACAGACTCGCTCGTCTCAAATTTCTCAAGTGCGAGAATGGACCTTCTATCCGAGTCAGTATGCCACCAAGAATCATTTAAACGAAGATCAAACCCCTAAACTTTATCAAACCTCAGTGGCCCTAAAGGCTTCTAGTTTTCCGCTTGCGAACGGACAAGTGGGAGTATTTTTAGAAAATCAGCAACCCCTGGTAGAATTATCCCGTAGTCGGGACCGCGCTTTTTCTGACCTCACTCACGAACTCAGAACCCCTTTAACCTCTATCTCTTTGTTAGCGGAAGCTTTGCAAAAGCGGCTACAAAACCCAGAACGCCGATGGGTAGAGCAAATGCTCAAGGAAATTGAGCGCTTAATGAAGTTGGTACAAGATTGGTTAGAAATTTCTCAGTTACAGGAAGACCCCAGTCAGTCTCTCCATTACCAAACTTTAGATTTAAAAGAATTAATGGATTCCGCTTGGGCCACATTAACCCCATTAGCCAGACAAAAGAGCATTACCTTTAGCTATTCGGGTCCTGAACATTTACCTTTAGAAGGAGACCAGGAACGCTTAACACAGGTTTTTGTGAACTTATTTGATAATGCCATTAAACATAGTCCCGATCACAGTCCTATTTTAGTGGAAGTGATGACTCCTGACACAGCATCGACTACTCAATCTGCTGCTTTATTGGAGAAAGTAATTATGATAGATATCATAGACTGTGGTGAAGGCTTTCTTGAGTCTGATCTCCCCTATGTTTTTGACCGATTGTATCGCGGGGAACCTTCTAGAGCCAGAAAAACTTCTGAACCGGACTCTTCGCGTCATGGAAGCGGGCTAGGATTAGCCATCGTCCAACAAATTATACAGGCTCATGGGGGAAGCGTACAAGCGAAAAACTCTCCGGAAACTGGGGGAGCTTGGATGCAAATCAAACTCTTAAAAGAGCCGCCGGCATCTGAAAGAGCCTCTGGCTGA